In Clostridium sporogenes, one genomic interval encodes:
- a CDS encoding sulfite exporter TauE/SafE family protein has product MIVKIVFGILLILTLYFAFVFFKDFVKNSKEGNLEEISFWKAGAVGFIANFFDTLGIGSFAPLTAMLRFLKLTEDRVLPGTLNVSCTIPVVTEALIFITVIKVDPVTLFAMLISATAGAVVGAGIVSKFDEKKVQLGMGIALMIVACLMLASQLKLMPVGGTAIGLTGGKLVIAVIANFFLGALMTLGIGLYAPCMALVFALGMSPKVAFPIMMGSCAYLMPAASAKFVKEGAYNRKASMAITIFGVIAVLIAAYIVKELPLNILTWLVIVVIIYTSATMFKAYSKGKI; this is encoded by the coding sequence AAAATTCAAAAGAGGGAAATTTAGAAGAAATAAGCTTTTGGAAAGCTGGTGCAGTAGGGTTTATAGCTAATTTTTTTGATACCCTAGGAATAGGTAGTTTTGCACCATTGACCGCTATGCTTAGATTTTTAAAATTAACAGAGGATAGAGTTTTACCAGGAACCTTAAATGTCTCCTGTACAATTCCGGTTGTAACAGAAGCACTTATATTTATAACTGTTATAAAGGTAGATCCTGTTACTTTATTTGCAATGCTAATATCAGCTACAGCTGGAGCTGTAGTAGGAGCTGGAATAGTTTCAAAATTTGATGAAAAAAAAGTTCAATTAGGTATGGGTATTGCTTTAATGATAGTTGCATGTTTAATGCTTGCAAGTCAATTAAAATTAATGCCAGTAGGTGGAACAGCTATAGGACTTACTGGGGGGAAATTAGTAATAGCGGTAATAGCTAATTTCTTTTTAGGCGCATTAATGACATTAGGAATAGGATTATATGCGCCATGTATGGCTTTGGTATTTGCTCTTGGAATGAGTCCGAAGGTTGCTTTTCCAATAATGATGGGGTCCTGTGCTTATTTAATGCCAGCAGCATCAGCTAAATTTGTAAAAGAAGGAGCATATAATAGAAAAGCTTCTATGGCCATAACTATATTTGGTGTTATAGCTGTATTAATAGCAGCCTATATAGTTAAAGAACTACCATTAAATATATTAACTTGGTTAGTAATAGTAGTTATTATATACACATCCGCTACTATGTTTAAAGCCTATTCAAAAGGAAAAATTTAA
- the prdB gene encoding D-proline reductase (dithiol) protein PrdB: protein MNIVKGLQSEIFVPITPNPVWAPVTMELKDMTVALATAAGVHLKSDKRFNLAGDFTYRLVPGDAKTSDMMVSHGGYDNGDVNKDINAMFPIDRLRELVDAGFIKAVAKTHIGFMGGGGNQQKFREETGPEVAKILKEEGVDAVLMTAGUGTCHRSAVIVQRAIEEIGIPTIIIAALPPVVKQSGTPRAVAPRVPMGANAGEPNNVEMQTAIVKETLEQLIKIPSAGKVVPLPYEYIAKV from the coding sequence ATGAATATTGTAAAGGGATTACAATCAGAAATATTTGTTCCTATAACTCCTAACCCAGTATGGGCGCCAGTTACAATGGAACTAAAAGATATGACAGTAGCATTAGCTACAGCAGCAGGAGTTCACTTAAAATCAGACAAAAGATTTAATTTAGCAGGTGACTTCACATACAGATTAGTACCAGGAGATGCAAAAACATCAGATATGATGGTATCTCACGGTGGATATGATAACGGAGATGTTAACAAAGATATAAATGCCATGTTCCCAATAGATAGATTAAGAGAATTAGTAGATGCAGGTTTTATAAAAGCTGTTGCTAAAACTCATATAGGATTCATGGGCGGTGGCGGAAACCAACAAAAATTCAGAGAAGAAACAGGCCCAGAAGTTGCTAAAATCTTAAAAGAAGAAGGCGTAGACGCTGTATTGATGACTGCTGGATGAGGAACTTGTCATAGATCTGCAGTTATAGTGCAGAGAGCGATTGAAGAAATAGGAATTCCTACAATAATAATAGCTGCTCTTCCACCAGTTGTTAAACAATCTGGTACACCAAGAGCGGTTGCACCAAGAGTTCCAATGGGTGCAAATGCGGGAGAACCTAATAATGTAGAAATGCAAACAGCAATAGTAAAAGAAACATTAGAACAATTAATTAAGATTCCTTCAGCAGGAAAAGTTGTTCCATTACCATACGAATATATAGCAAAAGTTTAA
- a CDS encoding APC family permease gives MKKSLTFKDMVLMTMTAILGLRWVAVSAKYGASCAVLWGIAALLFFIPSALVAAELGGKYPEQGGLSVWVTKAYGEKMGFLVSWLNWVSKLFFYPGFVTYAAVTFAYVIDPSLANNKLYNLFMVLGIFWFITIWSFRGTGNSKIFAVIGGLVGSVLPALLIIILGYASAFVLKRPLATPYTLQGMIPDFSNIANLALLSSVMFGLTGAEVTAAFAGEVEDAKKTIPKAIIFCAIFITILYILCSSAITFVVSPEKIGAANGLIEAFRLITEQFGIGQWFLTLMAILMTIEALGGVSLYIMSPITMLFETSKNGVLPPFLTKTNKNGVPINALLVQGIGISIVIIVTTLLPTVNAIYSILIIMTAITGLIPYLLMFASYIRLKKMEKLQAKGESTEEFYEISKSKQFSTFVSIVGLISVIFGIVTSFFPPSDYTTTGQIAFFELLSIGGPILLSWIGWRMFSKYEQRRDKGEIQSKNNFVSK, from the coding sequence ATGAAAAAGTCCTTGACATTCAAAGACATGGTTTTAATGACCATGACAGCTATTCTAGGATTAAGATGGGTAGCTGTTTCAGCTAAATATGGCGCCTCCTGTGCAGTATTATGGGGAATAGCAGCATTACTATTCTTTATCCCTAGCGCATTGGTCGCTGCAGAATTAGGAGGTAAATACCCAGAACAGGGTGGTTTAAGCGTATGGGTTACAAAAGCCTATGGTGAAAAAATGGGTTTTTTAGTATCTTGGCTTAACTGGGTTAGTAAACTATTCTTTTATCCTGGATTTGTAACATATGCAGCAGTTACATTTGCATACGTTATAGATCCAAGTCTTGCAAATAATAAACTTTATAATTTATTCATGGTTTTAGGAATCTTTTGGTTTATAACTATATGGAGTTTTAGAGGCACTGGAAATAGTAAAATATTTGCAGTTATAGGTGGACTTGTTGGCAGTGTACTTCCTGCTTTATTAATTATAATATTAGGTTACGCATCTGCTTTCGTTCTTAAAAGACCTCTTGCAACACCCTATACTCTTCAAGGCATGATACCTGATTTCAGTAATATAGCTAATTTAGCATTACTATCTTCTGTAATGTTTGGATTGACAGGTGCCGAAGTAACAGCAGCCTTTGCCGGTGAAGTTGAAGACGCAAAAAAAACAATCCCTAAAGCAATTATATTCTGTGCTATCTTTATAACTATTTTATATATACTATGTTCATCTGCCATTACTTTTGTAGTGTCACCAGAAAAAATAGGTGCTGCAAATGGACTTATAGAAGCATTTAGATTAATAACAGAACAGTTTGGTATAGGACAATGGTTCCTAACTTTAATGGCAATACTTATGACTATAGAAGCTTTAGGTGGCGTTAGTTTATATATAATGTCTCCTATAACTATGTTATTTGAAACTAGTAAAAATGGTGTTTTACCACCATTCTTAACAAAAACAAATAAAAATGGCGTACCAATTAATGCATTATTGGTACAAGGTATAGGTATTTCAATAGTAATAATAGTTACAACTCTTTTACCAACAGTTAATGCTATATATTCAATACTTATAATAATGACAGCTATAACAGGATTAATCCCTTACTTATTAATGTTTGCATCTTACATTAGATTAAAGAAAATGGAGAAACTACAAGCTAAGGGAGAATCCACAGAGGAATTTTACGAAATATCAAAATCAAAGCAATTTTCAACCTTTGTATCCATTGTAGGATTAATAAGTGTAATATTTGGAATTGTAACTTCATTCTTCCCACCATCAGATTATACAACCACAGGACAAATTGCATTCTTCGAATTATTAAGTATAGGTGGACCAATACTTCTAAGCTGGATTGGTTGGAGAATGTTTAGTAAATATGAACAAAGAAGAGATAAAGGCGAAATTCAGTCTAAAAATAATTTTGTATCAAAATAA
- a CDS encoding methyl-accepting chemotaxis protein, whose product MKKLSFKMKLLITILPVVIIGMSILSFTTFYEFRKNIENELVNNKLEEGKKLTESINNWLEGKLLEVRSSANTPTAKLIETDISVVDNFNAERIKFLEKNYPGEYDNAAATLFNNDGKSRAQYSNGKFVNGDVSEKTWYKDLMSGVPYNISNPVVSKGTGKTLVVIGVPIKNKSEKTIGTMISAVNLLHIKEKVKEFKFGEKGYSLLIGKDGTILEHPDKSLVMQKKISEIKDENIQSLGKEMMENESGVFRFGSGDNKSIVFYNKVPLSGWNVASVVSEKELFAPLNKLMLTLILITIVIVFIVATVIVFVAKQITLPLTKLSDFAEEIAEGNLTNKLEVHGQDEISKVTKALNNTVSKLKKMIGDISSSANDVMVISNGLASSTSESLKGNEEVSRSMQEIATGAVSQAEGASKASIVTRELVEDINEISKKCNYMIDIVEKSTNRSTKVSQGVQQTVDSIKNIATTNKHNVEEIQNLLNQSKEIGQIVDVISDISEQTNLLSLNAAIEAARAGAQGRGFAVVADEVRKLAEQSSNSSQRIVELINGIQKQIEIISNKMNSGTSEVMHGVKMATLIGNDFEEIEKVFNEVNNIVLEVSESTNTMEKKVNVTADIINNVAAVTEENSSATEEVTASNEEQIAFMHQIVDSTYTLEELVKKLKDTVYKFKLS is encoded by the coding sequence TTGAAAAAATTGTCCTTTAAAATGAAATTATTAATTACTATTTTACCAGTTGTAATAATTGGAATGTCAATTTTGAGTTTTACAACATTTTATGAATTTAGAAAAAATATTGAAAATGAACTTGTCAACAATAAATTGGAGGAAGGGAAAAAACTAACTGAGAGTATAAACAATTGGTTAGAAGGAAAACTTTTAGAAGTAAGAAGTTCTGCTAATACACCTACAGCAAAACTAATAGAAACAGATATTTCTGTTGTAGATAATTTTAATGCAGAAAGAATTAAATTTTTAGAAAAAAATTATCCAGGAGAATATGACAATGCGGCAGCAACTTTATTTAATAATGATGGTAAATCTAGAGCTCAATATTCAAATGGAAAGTTTGTAAATGGTGATGTATCAGAAAAAACATGGTACAAGGATTTAATGAGTGGGGTACCATATAATATATCTAATCCTGTAGTATCAAAAGGAACTGGTAAAACTTTGGTTGTAATAGGAGTTCCAATTAAAAACAAATCAGAAAAAACAATAGGAACAATGATATCTGCTGTGAATCTTTTACATATTAAAGAAAAAGTTAAGGAATTTAAATTTGGTGAAAAAGGATATAGTTTATTAATTGGAAAGGATGGAACTATTCTTGAACATCCAGATAAGTCATTAGTAATGCAAAAAAAGATATCAGAAATAAAAGATGAAAATATACAATCATTAGGAAAAGAAATGATGGAAAATGAATCAGGTGTATTTAGATTTGGAAGTGGAGATAATAAATCGATTGTATTTTATAATAAAGTTCCTCTATCAGGGTGGAATGTAGCAAGCGTTGTGTCTGAAAAGGAATTGTTTGCTCCTTTAAATAAATTAATGTTAACATTAATTTTAATAACAATAGTAATTGTATTTATTGTTGCAACAGTAATTGTATTTGTAGCAAAACAAATCACATTACCATTAACTAAGTTATCTGATTTTGCAGAAGAAATAGCAGAGGGAAATCTTACAAATAAATTAGAAGTTCATGGGCAAGACGAAATTTCTAAGGTGACAAAAGCACTAAATAATACAGTTTCAAAGCTTAAGAAAATGATAGGTGATATAAGTAGTTCGGCTAATGATGTTATGGTAATATCTAATGGTTTAGCATCATCAACAAGTGAATCATTAAAGGGAAATGAAGAAGTTTCACGAAGTATGCAAGAAATAGCCACGGGGGCTGTATCTCAGGCAGAAGGGGCAAGCAAAGCATCTATTGTAACAAGAGAATTAGTTGAAGATATAAATGAAATATCTAAAAAATGTAACTATATGATTGACATAGTAGAAAAATCAACTAATAGAAGCACAAAAGTTTCACAAGGAGTCCAACAAACTGTAGATAGTATAAAGAACATAGCTACAACAAATAAACATAATGTTGAAGAAATTCAAAATTTATTAAATCAATCTAAAGAAATAGGACAAATTGTTGATGTAATAAGTGATATATCTGAACAGACTAATCTTTTATCACTTAATGCAGCCATTGAAGCTGCTAGGGCTGGTGCACAAGGTAGAGGATTTGCTGTAGTTGCAGATGAGGTGAGGAAATTAGCAGAACAATCAAGTAATTCTTCACAAAGGATAGTAGAGCTTATTAATGGAATTCAAAAACAAATTGAAATCATATCAAATAAAATGAATTCTGGAACAAGTGAAGTTATGCATGGAGTTAAAATGGCAACATTAATTGGTAATGATTTTGAAGAAATAGAGAAAGTATTTAATGAAGTTAATAATATTGTATTAGAGGTATCAGAGTCTACTAATACAATGGAAAAGAAAGTAAATGTTACAGCTGATATTATAAATAATGTTGCGGCTGTAACAGAAGAGAATTCATCAGCTACAGAAGAAGTCACTGCATCAAATGAAGAGCAAATTGCTTTTATGCATCAAATTGTAGACTCAACTTATACATTAGAAGAATTAGTTAAAAAACTTAAGGATACAGTATATAAATTTAAATTATCCTAG
- a CDS encoding CBO2463/CBO2479 domain-containing protein: MDLKYGDKILEMQGVIVDVSDGAVAIDFKGRLGYLKVPRRMIISDYELKVGQEIGLNMSFVEVLSDEVNEKYVSNLEIQKRRGLNPDERHK, translated from the coding sequence ATGGATTTAAAATATGGTGATAAAATCCTAGAAATGCAAGGTGTTATTGTAGACGTATCTGATGGAGCAGTAGCCATAGATTTCAAAGGAAGACTTGGATACTTAAAGGTACCAAGAAGAATGATAATATCTGATTATGAACTTAAAGTAGGTCAAGAAATAGGCTTAAATATGAGTTTTGTAGAAGTATTATCTGATGAAGTAAATGAAAAATATGTAAGTAATTTAGAAATCCAAAAGAGACGTGGTCTAAATCCTGACGAAAGACATAAATAA
- a CDS encoding sulfite exporter TauE/SafE family protein produces the protein MVKIVLGLLIILTIFFAVAFLRDYIKATKEGNIEKTNFFALGVVGFITNFFDTLGIGSFSPTTALLKNFKLSKDRTLPGTLNVACTVPVAAEAILFINGIEVEPVTLFSLLIAATVGAVVAAGVVSKLDERKVQFAMGTALIIVALVMLAGKLNLMPAGGDAVGLHGAKLIIAIIGNFILGALMTLGIGLYAPCMALVYSLGMSPKVAFPIMMGSCAFLMPAASLKFIKEGAYDRKASMAITVFGLVGVFIAYYLVKSLPLNILTWLVIVVIIYTAAMMFRSASKARETVKA, from the coding sequence ATGGTAAAAATAGTTTTGGGTCTTTTAATTATTTTAACAATCTTTTTTGCAGTTGCATTTTTAAGAGATTATATTAAAGCAACTAAAGAAGGAAACATTGAAAAAACTAATTTTTTCGCATTAGGAGTAGTAGGATTTATTACTAATTTTTTTGATACTTTAGGAATAGGTAGTTTTTCTCCTACTACAGCATTACTTAAAAATTTTAAGCTTTCTAAGGATAGAACTTTACCTGGTACACTAAATGTTGCTTGTACTGTACCAGTTGCTGCAGAGGCTATATTATTTATAAATGGTATAGAAGTAGAACCTGTAACATTATTTTCTTTATTAATAGCAGCTACAGTAGGTGCAGTAGTAGCTGCAGGAGTTGTATCTAAATTAGATGAGAGAAAAGTTCAGTTTGCTATGGGAACGGCTCTTATAATAGTGGCTTTAGTAATGCTTGCAGGGAAATTAAATCTAATGCCAGCAGGTGGAGATGCAGTTGGACTTCATGGTGCAAAACTTATAATAGCAATAATAGGTAATTTTATATTAGGCGCTTTAATGACTTTAGGAATAGGATTATATGCTCCATGTATGGCTTTAGTATATTCTTTAGGGATGAGTCCAAAGGTTGCTTTCCCAATAATGATGGGATCTTGCGCATTTTTAATGCCAGCAGCATCACTTAAGTTTATAAAAGAAGGAGCTTATGACAGAAAAGCATCTATGGCTATAACTGTATTTGGTCTAGTAGGTGTATTTATAGCATATTATTTAGTGAAATCATTACCATTAAATATACTAACATGGTTAGTAATTGTTGTTATAATTTACACTGCAGCTATGATGTTTAGATCAGCTTCTAAAGCTAGAGAAACAGTAAAGGCTTAA
- a CDS encoding sulfite exporter TauE/SafE family protein → MITKLLLSVLLVLTSYFLFFFLKDYFKSLKKGNLEDNNFFIVGIIGLVVNFFDTLGIGSFAPLTSMLKFFKQTEDKVIPGTLNVGCTVPMILQAFIFMTGIKVEPVTLVFMILAAMIGSLFGAEIVSKLDEKKVQFCMGVSLLIVALIILAGQLNLMPAGGNDIGLHGTKLIIAIVGNFILGILMTVGIGLYAPCMALVCVLGMNPKVAFPIMMGSCAFLLPMSSTKFVKNNAYDKKASISISIFGVVGVLIAAFIVKELPVRALTWMVVCVIMYTSITMFKAYYSKKESYETREGLA, encoded by the coding sequence ATGATAACAAAATTATTATTATCAGTATTACTAGTTTTAACAAGCTATTTTTTATTTTTCTTTTTAAAGGATTACTTTAAATCATTAAAGAAAGGTAATTTAGAAGACAATAATTTTTTTATTGTAGGAATTATAGGTTTAGTAGTAAATTTTTTTGATACATTAGGTATAGGGAGCTTTGCGCCGTTAACATCTATGCTTAAATTTTTTAAACAAACAGAGGATAAAGTAATACCAGGAACTTTAAATGTAGGATGCACTGTGCCTATGATTTTACAAGCTTTTATATTTATGACAGGCATAAAGGTGGAACCTGTAACATTAGTTTTTATGATACTAGCTGCTATGATAGGTTCTTTATTTGGTGCGGAAATAGTATCAAAATTAGATGAAAAAAAAGTGCAATTTTGCATGGGGGTATCTCTTCTAATTGTAGCTTTAATAATTTTAGCAGGACAATTAAATTTAATGCCAGCAGGTGGTAATGATATAGGTCTTCATGGTACTAAATTGATAATAGCTATAGTAGGTAATTTTATTTTAGGTATACTTATGACAGTAGGCATAGGATTGTATGCTCCGTGCATGGCTTTAGTGTGTGTGTTAGGTATGAATCCGAAGGTAGCTTTTCCAATAATGATGGGATCCTGTGCATTTTTATTACCTATGTCTTCAACAAAGTTTGTAAAAAATAATGCTTATGATAAAAAGGCATCTATATCCATAAGTATATTTGGAGTAGTAGGAGTTTTAATAGCAGCATTTATAGTGAAAGAACTTCCTGTTAGAGCTTTAACTTGGATGGTTGTTTGTGTAATAATGTATACTTCTATTACTATGTTTAAAGCTTATTACTCTAAAAAAGAAAGTTATGAAACTAGAGAGGGATTAGCTTAA
- the prdA gene encoding D-proline reductase (dithiol) proprotein PrdA, producing MSMTPEHAEALKNESAVVCCRAEEGTVLTADNLEDPEIFPDMVDSGLLTIPADCLKVGEVIGAKLLKTVDSLTPLTPDIIEGAKTIGGSEDKAEEISEELTEEDEKAVLKYNLKAGDTIKASDLENPMHFPKLVDSLLISLDERVLTRKEVVGATLSVDTPALTPVTPDILEGFEEEVNMSADTQATISGGTLRIRIAEGKGIDIEVPLNGNVGTGKSVAVPTVKAEKGTVTAAPIAVEAKKEVKLEEKVVRSVTRKYYKIDKVELAKETKIEGTTLYIRENICEDAFNVDQLVKDIKLEIITPDKYNTYSETIMDVQPIATKEGSDAKLGEGVTRVIDGAIIMVTGIDEDGVQVGEFGSSEGILEENIMWGRPGAPNKGEIFIKTQVTIKRGTGMERPGPLAAHKATDFITQEIREALKAIEDDSLVVNTETFEQVRRPGKKKVVVVKEIMGQGAMHDNLILPLEPVGVIGAKPNVDLGNVPVMLAPTEVLDGGIHALTCIGPASKECSRHYWREPLVMECMRDEEVDLAGVIFVGSPQINSEKFYVSERLGMMIEAMDVDGAFVTTEGFGNNHIDFASHVEQIGMRGVPCVAFSFCAVQGALVVGNKHMKYMVDNNKSEGGIENEVLSCNTLCPEDAIRGLAMIKAAMSGEEVKKPERAWNANVKENNIEMIEKTTGNKIDRVLNEASIPMSEKRKEKYATK from the coding sequence ATGTCAATGACACCAGAGCATGCAGAAGCGTTAAAGAATGAATCTGCAGTAGTATGTTGTAGAGCAGAAGAGGGAACAGTATTAACTGCTGACAACTTAGAAGATCCAGAAATATTCCCAGATATGGTAGACTCAGGTCTATTAACTATTCCAGCTGATTGTTTAAAAGTTGGAGAAGTAATAGGGGCTAAATTGTTAAAAACTGTAGATTCATTAACACCATTAACTCCAGATATAATTGAAGGAGCAAAAACAATAGGTGGTTCAGAAGATAAGGCTGAAGAAATTTCAGAAGAATTAACTGAAGAAGATGAAAAAGCAGTTCTAAAATATAATTTAAAAGCAGGAGATACTATAAAAGCTAGTGATTTAGAAAATCCAATGCACTTCCCTAAGCTTGTAGATTCTCTTTTAATCTCATTAGATGAAAGAGTTCTTACAAGAAAAGAAGTAGTTGGAGCAACTTTATCAGTTGATACGCCAGCTTTAACTCCTGTAACACCTGATATATTAGAAGGATTTGAGGAGGAAGTAAACATGAGTGCTGATACACAAGCAACAATAAGTGGTGGAACTTTAAGAATCAGAATAGCTGAAGGAAAAGGAATTGACATCGAAGTTCCTTTAAATGGAAATGTAGGTACTGGAAAATCAGTAGCTGTTCCAACAGTAAAAGCTGAAAAAGGCACAGTAACTGCAGCTCCAATAGCAGTAGAAGCTAAAAAAGAAGTTAAATTAGAAGAAAAAGTAGTAAGATCAGTTACAAGAAAATACTACAAAATAGACAAAGTAGAATTAGCTAAAGAAACTAAAATTGAAGGAACAACTCTTTATATAAGAGAAAATATCTGTGAAGATGCATTCAATGTAGATCAATTAGTTAAAGATATAAAATTAGAAATAATAACTCCAGATAAATACAACACTTATAGTGAAACTATAATGGACGTACAACCAATAGCTACTAAAGAAGGTTCAGATGCTAAGTTGGGTGAAGGCGTTACAAGAGTTATAGATGGAGCTATTATAATGGTAACAGGTATCGACGAAGATGGAGTTCAAGTTGGTGAATTTGGTTCTTCAGAAGGTATATTAGAAGAAAATATTATGTGGGGAAGACCAGGTGCTCCTAATAAAGGTGAAATATTCATCAAAACTCAAGTAACTATAAAAAGAGGAACAGGAATGGAAAGACCAGGTCCATTGGCTGCCCACAAAGCAACAGATTTCATAACTCAAGAAATCAGAGAAGCTTTAAAAGCTATTGAAGATGATTCATTAGTAGTTAACACTGAAACTTTTGAACAAGTAAGAAGACCAGGAAAGAAAAAAGTTGTAGTTGTTAAAGAAATAATGGGTCAAGGTGCTATGCACGATAACTTAATATTACCATTAGAACCAGTTGGAGTAATAGGAGCTAAACCAAACGTTGATTTAGGAAACGTTCCAGTAATGCTTGCGCCAACAGAAGTATTAGATGGTGGTATCCACGCATTAACTTGTATTGGACCTGCTTCTAAAGAATGTTCAAGACACTACTGGAGAGAACCTCTTGTAATGGAATGCATGAGAGATGAAGAAGTTGATTTAGCAGGAGTTATATTTGTAGGAAGTCCACAAATCAACAGTGAAAAATTCTATGTATCTGAAAGATTAGGTATGATGATAGAAGCTATGGATGTTGATGGTGCTTTTGTTACAACTGAAGGTTTTGGAAATAACCACATTGACTTTGCAAGTCACGTAGAACAAATAGGTATGAGAGGTGTTCCTTGTGTAGCATTCTCATTCTGTGCAGTTCAAGGTGCTCTAGTTGTTGGTAACAAACACATGAAATACATGGTAGATAACAACAAATCAGAAGGTGGAATAGAAAACGAAGTATTATCTTGTAATACATTATGTCCAGAAGATGCTATAAGAGGTCTTGCAATGATTAAAGCAGCTATGTCTGGAGAAGAAGTTAAAAAACCAGAAAGAGCTTGGAATGCAAATGTTAAAGAAAACAACATTGAAATGATAGAAAAAACAACTGGAAATAAAATTGATAGAGTTTTAAATGAAGCTTCAATACCAATGAGCGAAAAGAGAAAAGAAAAATACGCTACAAAGTAG
- the prdC gene encoding proline reductase-associated electron transfer protein PrdC: protein MEKLFSFPLRMHVGAPDVPCVKEGQKVKRGECIAEPNGLGAKIHTSVSGIVEKVTDKEIIIKADEAQTTEFVKIKKCDNLADTVFEAGIVGAGGAGFPTHIKLKADNKDGYIIANCVECEPALHHNIKVIEETPELIINGVRYAMKATNSAKGYIAIKAKHPEAIASLEKALKGATDVEVKPLADLYPMGEERAIINAIFDKWLDVTELPISAKCIVMNAETLANITRAVEEGKPVIDKDITVIGKLKSGNKPNIFLQVPVGTPVKDLIEKSGGIDGEYGELVIGGPYTGKAGDIEKDSVTKISGGAIVTIPLPEYNGPLGLLVCACGANEERLKDVATKMNAKIAGVVDCKNIEYPKGKGNGPGKCKTPGEUPGQAAAVMQLKKDGAERILISNCSDCSNTVMQIAPKAKVPVYHHTDHIFRTIDYTLTRRLPQE, encoded by the coding sequence ATGGAAAAATTATTTAGTTTTCCTCTAAGGATGCACGTAGGTGCACCAGATGTTCCCTGTGTAAAAGAGGGACAAAAGGTTAAAAGAGGAGAATGTATAGCAGAACCAAACGGACTTGGTGCTAAAATTCATACTAGTGTGTCCGGTATAGTAGAAAAAGTTACAGATAAAGAAATCATAATAAAAGCAGATGAAGCTCAAACAACAGAATTCGTTAAGATAAAGAAATGTGATAATTTAGCAGATACTGTATTTGAAGCAGGAATAGTTGGAGCTGGCGGAGCGGGTTTTCCAACTCATATAAAGCTAAAGGCAGATAATAAAGATGGTTATATCATAGCAAACTGCGTAGAATGTGAACCAGCACTTCATCATAACATAAAAGTTATAGAAGAAACGCCTGAACTAATAATAAATGGTGTTAGATATGCAATGAAAGCCACTAATTCTGCAAAAGGATACATAGCTATAAAAGCTAAACATCCTGAAGCTATAGCTTCATTAGAAAAAGCTTTAAAGGGAGCTACTGATGTAGAAGTTAAACCTCTTGCTGACTTATATCCAATGGGTGAAGAAAGAGCTATAATCAATGCAATATTTGATAAGTGGTTAGATGTAACTGAGCTTCCTATATCAGCAAAATGTATTGTAATGAATGCTGAAACTTTAGCAAATATTACAAGAGCTGTTGAAGAAGGAAAGCCAGTTATAGATAAGGATATAACTGTAATAGGAAAACTAAAATCAGGTAATAAGCCAAATATATTCTTACAAGTACCAGTGGGAACACCAGTTAAAGATTTAATAGAAAAATCTGGTGGAATAGATGGTGAATATGGTGAACTAGTAATAGGTGGACCATACACTGGAAAAGCTGGAGATATAGAAAAGGATTCTGTTACTAAAATATCCGGTGGAGCAATAGTTACAATACCATTACCAGAATATAATGGACCATTAGGACTACTAGTATGTGCCTGTGGAGCTAACGAAGAAAGATTAAAAGATGTAGCGACTAAAATGAATGCAAAAATCGCAGGAGTAGTTGACTGCAAAAACATAGAATATCCAAAGGGTAAAGGAAACGGACCAGGAAAATGTAAAACACCTGGTGAATGACCAGGCCAAGCGGCTGCAGTTATGCAGCTTAAAAAAGATGGAGCAGAGAGAATATTAATATCAAACTGTAGTGATTGTTCAAATACAGTTATGCAAATAGCTCCAAAAGCTAAGGTTCCAGTATATCATCATACTGATCATATATTTAGAACTATTGATTACACATTAACAAGAAGACTTCCACAGGAATAA